One region of Candidatus Eisenbacteria bacterium genomic DNA includes:
- a CDS encoding DUF4097 family beta strand repeat-containing protein yields the protein MKAKWFLVALALASTPGWALADRAWREQSRREVPADGLSTLVVDNARGRIDVRPSADGKLRITALKIARAATEAEAKKIAATAAVELQRDGARYVVKVKYPRKESVHVNFWEGFDLSVPRLEVRLAVEVPAALAVQLHASSGDIFTQDLRGEQRLRASSGDVSVDGATGPVDVVTSSGDVELMDPRSARVTTSSGDVEISGSPNVLAVSTSSGDVDIDDVSDSIRVETTSGDVSIESAARGATVSTSSGEVRIGSTAGRLSITTVSGEIKTHVTAPLQDATFVTSSGDIRLGLDSRVGCRVEMRTSSGSLDLGVPVRTQTLTRRLVTGVIRDGSAPVRMKSASGSIAVVSGEP from the coding sequence ATGAAAGCAAAGTGGTTCCTGGTCGCCTTAGCGCTCGCCTCGACTCCGGGGTGGGCTCTGGCCGACCGGGCCTGGCGTGAGCAGAGCCGCCGCGAGGTGCCGGCGGACGGGCTGAGCACCCTGGTCGTCGACAACGCCCGGGGCCGCATCGACGTCCGACCCAGCGCGGATGGCAAGCTTCGCATCACCGCCCTCAAGATCGCCCGCGCCGCCACCGAGGCCGAAGCGAAGAAGATCGCGGCCACCGCCGCCGTCGAGCTCCAGCGCGATGGAGCGCGCTACGTGGTCAAGGTCAAGTACCCGCGCAAAGAGTCCGTGCACGTGAACTTCTGGGAGGGATTCGATCTCTCCGTCCCGCGGCTCGAGGTGCGGCTCGCGGTGGAAGTGCCCGCCGCGCTCGCGGTGCAGCTCCACGCCAGCAGCGGGGATATCTTCACCCAGGACCTGCGCGGGGAGCAGCGGCTGCGCGCTTCCAGCGGGGATGTCTCCGTCGACGGCGCCACCGGGCCGGTGGACGTGGTGACGTCGAGCGGCGACGTCGAGCTCATGGATCCGCGGTCGGCGCGTGTCACGACCAGCAGCGGCGACGTCGAGATCTCGGGAAGCCCCAATGTGCTGGCGGTGAGCACCAGCAGCGGTGACGTGGACATCGACGACGTCTCCGACTCGATCCGCGTCGAGACCACGAGCGGCGACGTCAGCATCGAGAGCGCGGCACGTGGGGCGACCGTCAGCACGTCGAGCGGCGAGGTGCGGATTGGCTCGACCGCGGGCCGGCTCTCGATCACGACCGTGAGCGGCGAGATCAAGACCCACGTCACGGCGCCACTGCAGGATGCGACCTTCGTCACTTCGAGCGGCGATATCCGGCTGGGACTCGATTCTCGTGTAGGGTGCCGGGTGGAGATGCGGACCTCCAGCGGATCCCTCGACCTCGGCGTGCCGGTTCGCACGCAGACGCTGACCCGCCGGCTCGTGACCGGCGTGATTCGCGATGGCTCCGCACCGGTCCGGATGAAGAGCGCGTCCGGCAGCATCGCCGTGGTCTCGGGAGAGCCATGA
- a CDS encoding polymer-forming cytoskeletal protein, which produces MRPSRRPLAALAGFFFLAAGSWLLPASGLAPESDGAAWAQEVMKFEPVPSESVAAMERRRAERRARDAERRAEELRRALPAPPHPPELPVPPEPPEPPEPPEDFSHAGDVVRIGSDIHIEKGQTVEGDVFALRGDIQVDGHVKGNVAATGGNVILGPTARVDGDVMCIGGKLEEASGARVGGQRVTALRGSGTKITRIRNRLGDHDIDTDRDFNLFPDRDVKHLTFAMSWLLVALGVAWGIGKFAPTRTQVALDTLRQEPGLTLAIGLGTILMLVPSVVALALVVAILCITIIGIPLALGALVAYAGLIVVLAMWGYIVGVMPLGQRAVQRLGRSVTPVQVAVFGVLLVSGLRVVSEFLRFVPFFGWFGKLLWVVAFMIAAVATLMGAGALLRTKFGQGRDARWWPLFRFGRAGSAPEAATVSPPTEPPPPPPIAPAPAA; this is translated from the coding sequence ATGCGTCCTTCTCGCAGGCCTCTGGCGGCTCTTGCGGGGTTCTTCTTCCTCGCCGCCGGCTCGTGGTTGCTCCCGGCCTCCGGCCTTGCGCCGGAATCGGACGGCGCGGCCTGGGCGCAGGAGGTGATGAAGTTCGAGCCGGTTCCTTCCGAGAGCGTGGCCGCGATGGAGCGCCGTCGTGCCGAGCGGCGGGCGCGCGACGCGGAGCGCCGCGCGGAAGAGCTTCGCCGCGCGCTGCCCGCACCGCCCCACCCTCCCGAGCTTCCCGTGCCACCGGAGCCTCCCGAGCCGCCGGAGCCCCCGGAGGACTTCAGCCACGCCGGGGACGTGGTGCGGATCGGCTCGGACATTCACATCGAGAAGGGGCAGACCGTCGAAGGCGACGTGTTCGCGCTGCGCGGCGACATCCAGGTCGATGGCCACGTCAAGGGCAACGTCGCGGCCACCGGCGGCAACGTCATCCTCGGCCCCACGGCGCGAGTCGACGGCGACGTGATGTGCATCGGCGGCAAGCTCGAGGAGGCTTCAGGGGCACGCGTGGGCGGCCAGCGGGTCACGGCCCTCCGAGGGTCGGGCACGAAGATCACACGCATCAGGAACAGGCTGGGCGATCACGACATCGACACCGACAGGGACTTCAATCTCTTCCCCGACCGCGACGTCAAGCATCTGACCTTCGCGATGTCCTGGCTGCTGGTCGCGCTCGGCGTGGCATGGGGAATCGGCAAGTTCGCTCCGACCCGCACGCAGGTCGCGCTCGACACGCTTCGTCAGGAGCCGGGCCTGACGCTGGCGATCGGCCTCGGCACGATCCTGATGCTGGTGCCTTCGGTGGTGGCGCTGGCGCTGGTGGTCGCCATCCTCTGCATCACGATCATCGGCATTCCCCTGGCGCTCGGCGCGCTGGTCGCGTACGCGGGGCTCATCGTCGTGCTGGCGATGTGGGGATACATCGTCGGCGTCATGCCACTCGGTCAGCGCGCGGTTCAGCGTCTCGGCCGTTCCGTCACGCCGGTCCAGGTGGCGGTGTTCGGCGTGCTGCTCGTCTCCGGGTTGCGAGTGGTCAGCGAGTTCCTGCGCTTCGTGCCATTCTTCGGCTGGTTCGGCAAGCTCCTGTGGGTGGTGGCGTTCATGATCGCCGCCGTGGCGACGCTCATGGGCGCGGGCGCTCTGCTACGCACCAAGTTCGGACAGGGACGCGACGCCCGCTGGTGGCCGCTCTTCAGGTTCGGCCGCGCCGGCTCTGCGCCCGAGGCCGCGACGGTGTCGCCTC